Part of the Synergistales bacterium genome is shown below.
AGACCTCCAGCCGCACCCGGTGATTGGTGAAGCTGTGCCGCACCGTCCCCAGCCCCTGTTCCGGTTCCACCTGGAGGCCGTGGCGCTCCCGGAAGCCGCGGCGCAGGGTTTCCTGCAGCGTTTCTTCGGCGGTCCGCTCGAACCACGGGAACTCCCAGAGACCGGCGAAGAGGCCGCCCGGCGGACACCGCCGGATCCACAGACCGCCCGGATCGACCAGCACCCCCAGCACCGCCTCGATCCGCAGGATTGCGGGCTTCGCCTTCCCTGCAGGCCGGAGCCGCTCCGTCCCCGCCGCTCTGGCCCAACAGCGGGACACAATGGGACAGGCAGCACACCGCGGTTCCCGGGGGCGGCAGATCAGCGCGCCGAGCTCCATCACCGCCTGGGAGAAGGCCCGGGGATCCAGGCCGCTTCCCATCTCCTCCAATGTCTCCACGACACGGCTCTGCAGTGTCCTCCCGCCCGCCGGCGCGGCGTCGTCGAGCAGCCGGGCCGTCACCCGCACCGCATTGGCGTCGCAGACCACATCGGGCTCCCGCCAGGCGATACTGCGGATGGCGGCCGCCGTGTAGGGCCCCACGCCTGGCAGCGCCAGCAGTTCTTTCCGGGAACGGGGGAATCGGCCGCCGTGGCGCTCCACCACGATCCCGGCCGCCCGGTGGAGGTTGCGGGCCCGGCTGTAGTAGCCCAGCCCCTCCCAGGCCTTGAGGATCTCCGCTTCCGTGGCGGCGGCGACGGTCTGCACGTCGGGGAAGCGCTCCACCCAGCGGTTGAAGTACTCCACCCCGCGGGACATCTGGGTCTGCTGGAGCATGATCTCCGAGAGCCAGACATGGTAGGGGTCGTAGCTCTCCCGCCAGGGAAGGCTCCGGCCCTCCTGTTCAAACCAGCGCACCAGCGCGGCGCCGGCGGACCGCAGGGCGGTCACGCCCCGTCCAGACCTTCCGGCCGCATCCGGCGGGGCGGACAGGGCGACCCGGCGATCAGCCTCCCCCGATGACGCCGCCGGAG
Proteins encoded:
- a CDS encoding A/G-specific adenine glycosylase, translating into MTALRSAGAALVRWFEQEGRSLPWRESYDPYHVWLSEIMLQQTQMSRGVEYFNRWVERFPDVQTVAAATEAEILKAWEGLGYYSRARNLHRAAGIVVERHGGRFPRSRKELLALPGVGPYTAAAIRSIAWREPDVVCDANAVRVTARLLDDAAPAGGRTLQSRVVETLEEMGSGLDPRAFSQAVMELGALICRPREPRCAACPIVSRCWARAAGTERLRPAGKAKPAILRIEAVLGVLVDPGGLWIRRCPPGGLFAGLWEFPWFERTAEETLQETLRRGFRERHGLQVEPEQGLGTVRHSFTNHRVRLEVWRLGRRGGRAEGVRPVPAEGLAAYAFQGGSRKVVEMLRRQGLLEQ